In Pseudoduganella albidiflava, a single window of DNA contains:
- a CDS encoding thioesterase family protein yields MARLKLAFPEDQFVFSTQMSVRVTDINHGNHLSNDSMISMISEARARFLYEYGVRETESDGSGIIVTDLATTYRAEAHARDQLLFEVGVMDFNKYGGDIIFRITRPADGTLVAMAKYGFVFFNYRLKEVVPMPDDFRAKFPRVNWVD; encoded by the coding sequence ATGGCCAGACTCAAGCTCGCATTCCCCGAAGACCAGTTCGTTTTTTCAACACAGATGTCGGTACGCGTCACCGATATCAACCACGGCAACCACCTGTCCAACGACTCGATGATCTCGATGATTTCCGAGGCGCGCGCCCGGTTCCTCTACGAGTACGGGGTGCGTGAGACGGAAAGCGACGGCAGCGGGATCATCGTGACCGACCTGGCCACCACCTACCGCGCCGAAGCCCATGCGCGCGACCAGCTGCTGTTCGAAGTGGGCGTGATGGACTTCAACAAGTACGGCGGCGACATCATCTTCCGCATCACCCGCCCGGCCGATGGCACGCTGGTGGCGATGGCCAAGTACGGCTTTGTGTTCTTCAACTACCGGTTGAAGGAAGTGGTGCCGATGCCGGATGATTTCCGCGCGAAATTCCCGCGGGTGAACTGGGTCGATTGA
- a CDS encoding DUF3016 domain-containing protein, with protein MRLQPRSWLAAALLAATGAASAGVTVDYVKPDEFIDMPHSLHDRDRVLKEVTRHFNDLAKDLPAGQNLKVTVTDIDLAGREEPRRWATNDIRIMRGGADWPTMKLSYTLEQDGQVLRSGEDTLKNMMYQQRINRYTSGDPLRYEKQMVDDWFQKTILGSQVSRK; from the coding sequence ATGCGACTGCAACCACGCTCCTGGCTGGCCGCGGCGCTGCTGGCGGCGACAGGTGCCGCAAGCGCCGGCGTCACCGTCGACTACGTCAAGCCGGATGAATTCATCGACATGCCCCACTCGCTGCACGACCGCGACCGGGTGCTGAAGGAAGTGACGCGGCATTTCAATGACCTGGCCAAGGACTTGCCGGCCGGGCAAAACCTGAAAGTGACCGTGACCGACATCGACCTGGCGGGCCGCGAAGAGCCGCGCCGCTGGGCGACCAACGATATCCGCATCATGCGCGGCGGCGCCGACTGGCCCACCATGAAGCTCAGCTATACGCTGGAGCAGGATGGCCAGGTCCTGCGCAGCGGCGAGGACACATTGAAGAACATGATGTACCAGCAGCGTATCAACCGGTACACGTCGGGTGATCCGCTGCGCTATGAAAAGCAGATGGTGGACGACTGGTTCCAGAAGACGATCCTGGGCAGCCAGGTGAGCCGGAAGTAA
- a CDS encoding DNA-formamidopyrimidine glycosylase family protein, protein MPEGPSLVILKELARPFEGRTIAAAHGNSKAVPFDELPGQPILSLRTWGKHFLIELPLYTIRIHFLMFGSYRIDERKENSPERLGLAFEEGGELNFYTCAVKLLEGDLDAAYEWQADVMADAWKPAAALKKLRAKPDTLVCDALLDQEIFSGVGNIIKNEVLFRLKIHPASTVGALPAAKLRELVKHARQYSFEFLEWKKAFVLKQHWLAHTKRICPRCNIALHKAHLGKTKRRTFWCERCQKRYGPVL, encoded by the coding sequence ATGCCCGAAGGCCCTTCCCTCGTCATCCTCAAAGAACTGGCGCGGCCGTTCGAAGGCCGCACGATCGCGGCGGCGCATGGCAACAGCAAGGCCGTGCCGTTCGATGAATTGCCTGGCCAGCCGATCCTGTCGCTGCGCACCTGGGGCAAGCACTTCCTGATCGAATTGCCGCTATATACAATCCGCATCCATTTCCTGATGTTCGGCAGTTACCGGATCGACGAGCGCAAGGAGAACAGCCCGGAACGCCTGGGCCTGGCCTTCGAGGAAGGCGGCGAGCTGAACTTCTACACTTGCGCGGTCAAGCTGCTCGAGGGCGACCTCGACGCGGCGTACGAATGGCAGGCCGATGTGATGGCGGATGCCTGGAAACCCGCGGCCGCGCTGAAGAAACTGCGGGCGAAGCCCGACACGCTGGTGTGCGATGCGCTGCTCGACCAGGAGATCTTTTCCGGCGTCGGCAACATCATCAAGAATGAAGTGCTGTTCCGCCTGAAGATTCATCCGGCCTCGACGGTCGGCGCGCTGCCTGCCGCGAAGCTGCGGGAACTCGTGAAGCACGCCCGGCAATACAGCTTCGAATTCCTCGAATGGAAGAAGGCGTTCGTGCTGAAACAGCACTGGCTCGCTCACACCAAGCGGATTTGCCCGCGCTGCAATATTGCATTGCACAAGGCCCACCTGGGCAAGACCAAACGGCGCACCTTCTGGTGCGAACGGTGCCAGAAACGCTACGGTCCGGTGTTGTAA
- a CDS encoding response regulator, with the protein MSFLSSTSPKLPPWKILLVDDEPDIHDITKLTLARFRLDGRGLSFLHAYSGQEAKEILSRETDIALVFLDVVMEREDSGLEVARWMRHDLDNQFTRIVLRTGQPGQAPEERVIVDYDINDYKEKTELDRTKLFTTTFAALRAYRDIMKVEEARQQQVHYREGLERVIAASTHIFQQRNLKDFASGLLQQVVALLRLEHSMLLRLRGATAIAGEGDFEVLAQIGEETLLTPELIAQLQAAERNRISRLEGDTYVGYFPNHSGKASLLVLKGVDEISEIDTKLLEIFCSDVAIAFDNILLNQEITDTQAELIMRLGDVVESRSNEAGNHVRRMAEVCHLLATAAGLPHEETAVLKHAAPMHDIGKIATPDAVLLKPGKLTPEEWEIMKQHPAVGASILDGSQRPILKAAAVIAHQHHEKYDGTGYPQGLKGEDIHLYARIVAVADVFDALMHKRVYKDAWPVDRVIDYLREVAGKHLDPRFVELLIQNVDEALAITKRLPD; encoded by the coding sequence ATGTCCTTTCTGTCTTCAACATCGCCCAAGCTGCCACCCTGGAAAATCCTGCTGGTCGACGACGAGCCCGATATCCATGACATCACCAAGCTGACACTGGCCCGTTTCCGGCTCGATGGCCGCGGCCTGAGCTTCCTGCATGCCTACAGCGGCCAGGAAGCCAAGGAAATCCTGTCCCGCGAAACGGACATCGCCCTGGTCTTCCTGGACGTGGTGATGGAACGCGAAGACAGCGGCCTGGAAGTGGCGCGCTGGATGCGGCACGACCTGGACAACCAGTTCACCCGCATCGTGCTGCGCACCGGCCAGCCGGGCCAGGCGCCGGAAGAACGCGTGATCGTCGACTACGACATCAACGACTACAAGGAAAAGACCGAGCTGGACCGCACCAAGCTGTTCACGACCACGTTCGCCGCGCTGCGCGCCTACCGCGACATCATGAAAGTCGAGGAAGCACGCCAGCAGCAGGTGCACTACCGGGAAGGGCTCGAGCGGGTGATCGCGGCTTCCACGCACATCTTCCAGCAGCGCAACCTGAAGGACTTCGCCAGTGGCCTGCTGCAGCAGGTGGTCGCGCTCCTGCGGCTGGAGCACAGCATGCTGCTGCGCCTGCGCGGCGCCACCGCGATCGCCGGCGAAGGCGATTTCGAAGTGCTGGCGCAGATCGGCGAGGAAACGCTGCTGACGCCGGAACTGATCGCCCAGCTGCAGGCAGCCGAACGCAACCGTATTTCCAGGCTGGAAGGCGACACCTATGTCGGCTACTTCCCGAACCACAGCGGCAAGGCTTCGCTGCTGGTGTTGAAAGGCGTGGATGAAATTTCCGAGATCGATACCAAGCTGCTGGAAATCTTCTGCAGCGACGTGGCGATCGCCTTCGACAATATCCTGCTGAACCAGGAAATCACCGATACCCAGGCCGAGCTGATCATGCGCCTGGGCGACGTGGTCGAGTCGCGCTCGAACGAAGCCGGCAACCACGTACGCCGCATGGCCGAGGTGTGCCACCTGCTGGCCACGGCGGCCGGCCTGCCGCACGAGGAAACGGCGGTGCTGAAGCATGCCGCGCCGATGCACGATATCGGCAAGATCGCCACGCCCGACGCGGTGCTGCTGAAACCCGGCAAGCTCACCCCGGAAGAGTGGGAAATCATGAAGCAGCACCCGGCCGTGGGCGCCTCGATCCTCGACGGCTCGCAGCGCCCGATCCTGAAGGCGGCCGCCGTCATCGCCCACCAGCACCACGAGAAATACGACGGTACCGGCTACCCGCAGGGCCTGAAGGGCGAAGACATCCACCTGTATGCCCGCATCGTGGCCGTGGCCGACGTGTTCGACGCGCTGATGCACAAGCGCGTGTACAAGGATGCCTGGCCGGTCGACCGCGTGATCGACTACCTGCGCGAAGTCGCCGGCAAGCACCTGGACCCGCGCTTCGTCGAGCTGTTGATCCAGAACGTGGACGAAGCGCTGGCGATCACGAAGCGGCTGCCGGACTGA
- a CDS encoding IS110 family transposase — protein MNEVGTPVVGIDVSKSKLDIALLVNGKLKSKVFPNSRDGYAELGKWLKNQGVTLDLVHVCMESTGVYSEPAALALVDLGLKVSVVNPASVKGFGQSLIIRNKNDKADAAVIARYCAAIQPALWQAPSPEQRQLRAWNEHLASLKDIRQQQANRIEALEFANQGEVAAHAKTHLKWLDKEIKQLENDIDDHIDRHPDLQRDAELIESIPGLGRGTAAKVLGRVGDLRRFGSAKELAAYIGVTPRQRQSGSSIRGRTTISRMGCRDLRAALYMPAMTAIRKNPLLSEFANRLESSGMAKMAVIAAVMRKLVHQMYGVVRSGKPFDPNHLNKQLELQHGI, from the coding sequence ATGAATGAGGTAGGTACGCCAGTTGTAGGAATTGATGTCAGCAAAAGCAAGCTTGATATTGCATTGCTGGTGAATGGAAAGCTCAAAAGCAAGGTATTCCCGAACAGCCGGGATGGTTATGCAGAGCTAGGAAAATGGCTGAAGAATCAGGGTGTTACGCTGGATTTGGTCCATGTTTGCATGGAGTCGACGGGAGTGTACAGCGAGCCAGCCGCACTAGCGCTAGTAGACTTGGGGCTGAAGGTCAGCGTGGTCAACCCGGCCAGCGTCAAGGGATTTGGCCAGAGTTTGATCATCCGGAACAAAAACGACAAAGCCGATGCTGCTGTTATTGCGCGTTATTGTGCAGCGATACAGCCAGCGCTGTGGCAGGCCCCGTCGCCTGAGCAGCGGCAGTTGAGAGCGTGGAACGAACACCTGGCGTCGTTGAAGGACATTCGACAGCAACAGGCCAATCGTATTGAAGCGCTCGAGTTCGCTAACCAAGGCGAGGTCGCAGCTCATGCGAAGACGCATTTGAAATGGCTAGACAAGGAAATCAAGCAGCTCGAGAACGACATCGATGATCACATCGATCGCCACCCCGATCTGCAACGCGACGCCGAGTTGATCGAATCCATTCCAGGCCTTGGCCGCGGTACCGCGGCCAAGGTACTCGGTCGTGTGGGTGACCTACGACGCTTTGGAAGCGCCAAAGAATTGGCTGCCTACATCGGTGTAACGCCACGCCAAAGGCAATCTGGCAGCTCGATCAGAGGCAGAACTACGATCAGTCGAATGGGGTGCCGAGACCTGCGAGCGGCTCTCTACATGCCAGCAATGACCGCGATTAGGAAGAATCCACTGCTAAGTGAGTTTGCCAACCGGCTGGAATCTTCTGGCATGGCAAAGATGGCGGTGATCGCTGCCGTCATGCGCAAACTCGTGCACCAAATGTACGGCGTTGTCCGCTCGGGCAAGCCATTTGATCCGAACCATCTGAACAAACAGCTTGAGCTCCAACACGGTATCTGA
- a CDS encoding GAF domain-containing sensor histidine kinase, protein MEDRLRRLEAVQAVLLEIGQLSTRCTDIVGFLRAVHGALGRIMYAANFYVALNDRDGAPNAVRFVYYVDEADTPPDPDEVTHLASPDESPTAWVILNRRCLVMTADEHLSRKKIAAFGVGTIAEHWIGCPLMDQNQQPLGAIVIQSYDKAHTYSEEDQALFALIASQVSSALQGLQSMDRLERAVQERTVRLDSARAALERQNEALNNALTQLQDAQSELVRQEKLASLGRLVAGVAHEINTPLGICVTATSHLVQELKLTREDLAEGRLDEEGLAMFFDTVDQSLRIMTTNTQRAAALVRSFKQVAVDQSSENIRHFNLAKYLAEVLLSLQPKLKGNPVKVQVDCPPDIHLDSFPGAVSQIVTNMIENSLVHGFEDDQAGTIRISGRLDGEHVLLDYSDDGMGMDQGLLGQLFDPFFTTKRGSGGSGLGAHILYNLVTGPLGGTIKVSSAPGMGLHYKLRFPRDQRKR, encoded by the coding sequence ATGGAAGATCGCCTCCGCCGTCTCGAAGCCGTCCAGGCCGTGCTGCTGGAAATCGGCCAGCTGTCCACGCGCTGCACCGACATCGTCGGGTTCCTGCGCGCCGTGCACGGTGCGCTGGGCCGCATCATGTATGCGGCCAATTTCTACGTGGCCCTGAACGACCGCGACGGCGCACCGAACGCGGTACGCTTCGTCTATTACGTCGATGAAGCCGATACGCCGCCCGATCCGGATGAAGTGACGCATCTGGCGTCGCCGGACGAGTCGCCCACCGCGTGGGTGATCCTGAACCGCCGCTGCCTCGTGATGACGGCGGACGAGCATCTCTCCCGCAAGAAGATCGCCGCCTTCGGCGTGGGCACGATCGCCGAGCACTGGATCGGCTGCCCGCTGATGGACCAGAACCAGCAGCCGCTGGGCGCCATCGTCATCCAGAGCTACGACAAGGCGCATACCTACAGCGAGGAAGACCAGGCGCTGTTCGCCCTGATCGCCAGCCAGGTTTCGTCCGCGCTGCAAGGCTTGCAAAGCATGGACCGGCTGGAGCGCGCCGTGCAGGAGCGTACGGTGCGGCTCGATTCCGCGAGAGCCGCGCTGGAGCGGCAGAACGAAGCGCTCAACAACGCGCTGACGCAGCTGCAGGATGCGCAGTCGGAACTGGTGCGGCAGGAAAAGCTGGCATCGCTGGGGCGCCTGGTCGCCGGCGTGGCGCACGAGATCAACACGCCGCTGGGCATCTGCGTGACCGCCACCTCGCACCTGGTGCAGGAACTGAAACTGACGCGGGAAGACCTGGCCGAGGGCCGGCTGGACGAAGAAGGCCTGGCCATGTTCTTCGATACCGTCGACCAGTCGCTGCGCATCATGACGACCAACACCCAGCGCGCCGCCGCGCTGGTGCGCAGCTTCAAGCAGGTGGCGGTGGACCAGTCGTCGGAAAACATTCGCCACTTCAACCTGGCGAAATACCTGGCCGAGGTGCTGCTGTCGCTGCAGCCGAAGCTGAAGGGCAATCCCGTCAAGGTGCAGGTGGACTGCCCGCCGGATATCCACCTGGACAGCTTCCCGGGCGCGGTATCGCAGATCGTCACCAACATGATCGAGAATTCGCTGGTGCACGGTTTCGAGGACGACCAGGCCGGCACCATCCGCATCAGCGGCCGCCTCGATGGCGAGCACGTGCTGCTCGACTACAGCGACGATGGCATGGGCATGGACCAGGGCCTGCTGGGCCAGCTGTTCGACCCGTTCTTCACCACCAAGCGGGGCAGCGGTGGTTCCGGGCTGGGCGCGCACATCCTGTACAACCTGGTCACCGGCCCGCTGGGCGGCACCATCAAGGTCAGCAGTGCGCCGGGCATGGGCTTGCATTACAAGCTGCGTTTTCCCAGGGATCAGCGCAAGCGCTGA
- a CDS encoding porin, with product MPRFLLPAACAAAAPFAHAQQVQVYGRLNVSLEAARAPGVHAERMVNNRSVLGFRGSEDLGGGLKALFQIEGTLAPDSGAGEIARRDTRVGLEGAFGTVFAGHWSTAYNGATSSLDPFYPTTAGYMSILANGAAASTDNVADVASFDRRQANSVHWWSPRWRGWTLRATHGLPEERPAGGAKPSLLSLALIHDAGPLYLALAHERHHEYHGPGTADTGSKAAIGYLSGTTRLAVVAERLAYQLPAGRLARNALYVSLSHQAGRHGLRASIGKAGDGHGGGTVGFVRGGADTGAVHATAGYEYLFSPRTTVYAYHTRLHNDGNAAYDFPINGVKGFTDSLAGAHISATSFGLRHSF from the coding sequence TTGCCACGCTTCCTCCTCCCTGCCGCTTGCGCCGCGGCGGCGCCGTTCGCCCATGCCCAGCAGGTGCAGGTCTACGGCCGCCTCAACGTTTCGCTGGAAGCGGCCCGGGCGCCGGGCGTGCACGCCGAACGCATGGTCAACAACCGCTCGGTGCTGGGCTTCAGGGGCAGCGAAGACCTGGGCGGCGGCCTGAAGGCATTGTTCCAGATCGAGGGCACGCTGGCGCCCGATAGCGGTGCCGGGGAAATCGCCCGCCGCGATACGCGCGTCGGGCTGGAAGGCGCGTTCGGCACGGTGTTCGCCGGCCACTGGAGCACGGCCTACAACGGCGCCACGTCCAGCCTGGACCCGTTCTATCCGACCACGGCCGGCTACATGAGCATCCTCGCCAACGGGGCGGCGGCGTCCACCGACAACGTCGCCGACGTGGCCTCGTTCGACCGGCGCCAGGCCAACAGCGTGCACTGGTGGTCGCCCCGCTGGCGCGGCTGGACGCTGCGGGCCACGCACGGCCTGCCGGAAGAGCGGCCGGCCGGCGGCGCGAAACCTTCGCTGCTGTCGCTGGCGCTGATCCACGACGCGGGGCCGCTGTACCTGGCGCTGGCCCACGAACGCCACCATGAGTACCATGGGCCCGGCACCGCCGACACGGGCAGCAAGGCCGCCATCGGCTACCTGTCCGGCACCACGCGGCTGGCCGTCGTCGCCGAGCGCCTCGCCTACCAGCTGCCCGCCGGGCGGCTCGCCCGCAACGCGCTGTACGTATCGCTGAGCCACCAGGCCGGGCGGCATGGCTTGCGTGCCAGCATCGGCAAGGCGGGCGATGGCCATGGCGGCGGCACAGTCGGTTTCGTGCGCGGCGGGGCCGATACCGGCGCCGTGCATGCGACCGCCGGCTACGAGTACCTGTTCTCGCCCCGCACCACGGTGTACGCGTACCACACGCGGCTGCATAACGACGGCAACGCGGCGTATGACTTCCCGATCAACGGCGTGAAGGGATTCACCGATTCGCTGGCCGGCGCGCACATCTCCGCCACCTCGTTCGGACTGCGCCACAGTTTCTAG
- the queC gene encoding 7-cyano-7-deazaguanine synthase QueC: MMTRDAALVLFSGGQDSTTCLAWALDRYERVETIGFDYGQRHAIELAMRPQLLAKLRVLRPDWDARLGEDHMIDLGLISQLSHTAMTEEIEITMQANGLPNTFVPGRNLMFMMVAATLAYRRGMNVLVGGMCETDFSGYPDCRDDTMKALQVALNLGMDTRSKVETPLMWLDKAQTWELAENLGGQPLVDLIRADTHTCYKGERGALHDWGYGCGECPACALRARGYQNYVAGKAA, encoded by the coding sequence ATGATGACACGCGATGCCGCCCTGGTGCTGTTCTCCGGCGGACAGGATTCCACCACCTGCCTGGCCTGGGCGCTGGACCGCTACGAACGGGTCGAGACGATCGGCTTCGACTATGGCCAGCGCCACGCGATCGAGCTGGCGATGCGTCCGCAATTGCTGGCGAAGCTGCGCGTGCTGCGGCCCGACTGGGACGCCAGGCTGGGCGAGGACCACATGATCGATCTGGGGCTGATTTCCCAGCTGTCGCACACGGCGATGACGGAGGAGATCGAGATCACCATGCAGGCCAACGGCCTGCCGAATACCTTCGTCCCCGGCCGCAACCTGATGTTCATGATGGTGGCGGCCACGCTGGCCTACCGGCGCGGCATGAACGTGCTGGTGGGCGGCATGTGCGAAACCGATTTCTCCGGCTACCCGGACTGCCGCGACGACACGATGAAGGCGCTGCAGGTGGCGCTGAACCTGGGCATGGATACGCGCAGCAAGGTGGAAACACCGCTGATGTGGCTGGACAAGGCGCAAACCTGGGAACTGGCCGAAAACCTCGGCGGCCAGCCGCTGGTCGACCTGATCCGCGCCGATACGCACACCTGCTACAAGGGCGAGCGGGGCGCCCTGCACGACTGGGGCTACGGTTGCGGCGAGTGCCCGGCCTGCGCGCTGCGGGCGCGGGGCTACCAGAACTACGTGGCCGGGAAGGCTGCATAA
- a CDS encoding autotransporter assembly complex protein TamA yields the protein MRLACVVVLAAPLALHAAEGLQYNVRINAPGDLDDLLEENLDLLKYRGNPRTDIEQLRRMVRTAPAQANTLLATEGYYSPTVNVRLDESGTSPQVTVDVTPGDPVLVGAVEIVLNGFASNPESPFDKEALKASWPLAEGQVFRQADWEGAKRAILRAVVQTRYPRAQMTESVATVDPDTKRALLRVALDSGPEMRFGAIRIEGLKRYPEEIILNLNKIKPGDLYSEAELQAFQSKLQDTGYFSYVEVTADLNTLIGERQEAQAEQSAGAPQPATLPPVPLLVHVVENKRKNASVGIGFSTNTGGRASVAYDDLAVWGLRLKSALTVEQKKQSARGDFYFPTTADGYNDSFGAALERNDIEGEVTRTASVYAKRAWGTPLLERSISAEYLNESRTIAGATSETSSTHAMSLPITYAVTWRKLDNLVFPTRGYVLNATAGGALLPILTDEKFIRVTARGITYRPIDPKNLLIFRGEIGALRSGSKEGVPATYLFRAGGDNSVRGYAYQELGVQEGDATVGGRYLATASAEYQYWFRPTWGAAVFYDAGNAADSLSEIHPKSGYGVGARYKSPVGPINVDVAFGHATRKARLHFSLGFTF from the coding sequence ATGCGGCTGGCCTGCGTGGTGGTGCTGGCGGCGCCGCTGGCGCTCCATGCGGCGGAGGGGCTGCAGTACAACGTCCGGATCAACGCCCCAGGCGACCTCGACGATCTGCTTGAAGAAAACCTCGATCTCCTGAAGTACCGCGGCAATCCCCGTACCGACATCGAACAGCTGCGCCGCATGGTGCGCACGGCGCCGGCGCAGGCCAACACGCTGCTCGCCACCGAAGGCTACTACTCGCCCACCGTCAACGTGCGGCTGGACGAGAGCGGCACGTCGCCGCAGGTGACCGTCGACGTGACGCCCGGCGATCCGGTGCTGGTGGGCGCCGTTGAAATCGTGCTGAACGGCTTTGCCTCCAATCCGGAATCGCCGTTCGACAAGGAAGCGCTGAAAGCCAGCTGGCCTTTGGCGGAGGGCCAGGTATTCCGCCAGGCGGACTGGGAAGGCGCCAAACGCGCGATCCTGCGCGCCGTGGTGCAGACCCGCTACCCGCGCGCGCAGATGACGGAAAGCGTGGCCACCGTCGACCCCGACACCAAGCGCGCATTGCTGCGCGTGGCGCTGGACAGCGGCCCCGAGATGCGCTTCGGCGCCATCCGGATCGAAGGCCTGAAGCGCTATCCGGAAGAGATCATCCTGAACCTCAACAAGATCAAGCCGGGCGACTTGTACAGCGAAGCGGAATTGCAGGCGTTCCAGTCGAAGCTGCAGGACACCGGCTACTTCTCGTACGTGGAAGTGACGGCGGACCTGAACACCCTGATCGGCGAACGGCAGGAAGCGCAGGCCGAACAGAGCGCCGGCGCGCCGCAGCCGGCCACGCTGCCGCCGGTGCCGCTGCTGGTGCACGTGGTGGAAAACAAGCGCAAGAACGCCAGCGTGGGTATCGGCTTTTCCACCAACACAGGCGGCCGCGCCTCGGTTGCCTACGACGACCTGGCCGTGTGGGGCCTGCGCCTGAAAAGCGCGCTGACGGTGGAACAGAAGAAGCAGTCGGCACGCGGCGACTTCTACTTCCCCACCACGGCCGATGGCTACAACGACAGCTTCGGCGCCGCGCTGGAGCGCAACGACATCGAAGGCGAAGTCACGCGCACCGCCTCGGTCTACGCCAAGCGGGCCTGGGGCACGCCGCTGCTGGAACGCAGCATCTCGGCCGAGTACCTGAACGAGAGCCGCACGATCGCCGGGGCGACATCGGAAACGTCATCGACCCATGCGATGAGCCTGCCGATCACCTATGCCGTCACGTGGCGCAAGCTGGATAACCTGGTCTTCCCCACCCGGGGCTATGTGCTGAACGCCACGGCCGGCGGCGCGCTGCTGCCGATCCTCACCGACGAGAAATTCATCCGCGTCACGGCGCGCGGCATCACCTACCGGCCCATCGATCCGAAAAACCTGCTGATCTTCCGCGGCGAGATCGGCGCGCTGCGCTCGGGCAGCAAGGAAGGCGTGCCGGCCACCTACCTGTTCCGCGCCGGCGGCGACAATTCGGTGCGCGGCTATGCCTACCAAGAGCTGGGCGTGCAGGAAGGCGATGCCACCGTGGGCGGCCGCTACCTGGCCACCGCCAGCGCCGAATACCAGTACTGGTTCCGCCCCACCTGGGGCGCCGCGGTGTTCTACGATGCCGGCAACGCCGCCGATTCGCTGTCGGAGATCCATCCGAAATCGGGCTACGGCGTCGGTGCCCGCTACAAGAGCCCGGTGGGTCCGATCAATGTCGACGTGGCCTTCGGCCACGCGACGCGCAAGGCGCGCCTGCACTTCTCACTGGGATTCACGTTCTGA